Proteins found in one Geomonas subterranea genomic segment:
- the hpnH gene encoding adenosyl-hopene transferase HpnH: protein MRFPMRLNYDLTRYIVGNKMKNQEKYPLVLMLEPTHLCNLACSGCGRIREYADTIQEMMSLKECLDSVDECPAPVVTITGGEPFLYPHIFELIDEVLKRGKHIYLCTNALLLEKALDTLKPHPNFVINVHLDGMEETHDRILERPGTFKIAMSAIKKAKELGFRLCTNTTIFKETNLIEIEMLFSHLKDLGVDGFLVAPGFGYEAVGEKLFLERREIQKKFEAVYEMSKRFRFFSTPMYLRFLKGEKELECTPWGNPTRNPRGWKAPCYLITDEHYGSFAEMMEKTQWDKYGVGKDPRCAQCMMHCGFEPSVVAEVGKSWKEMWEMFLWNLT, encoded by the coding sequence ATGCGTTTTCCGATGCGATTGAATTACGACCTCACCCGTTACATCGTCGGCAACAAGATGAAGAACCAGGAGAAATACCCCCTGGTCCTCATGCTGGAGCCGACCCATCTGTGCAACCTCGCCTGCTCCGGCTGCGGCCGCATCAGGGAGTACGCCGACACCATCCAGGAGATGATGAGCCTGAAGGAGTGCCTGGACTCCGTGGACGAGTGCCCGGCACCGGTCGTCACCATCACCGGCGGCGAGCCGTTCCTGTATCCCCACATCTTCGAACTGATCGACGAGGTCCTGAAGAGAGGGAAGCACATCTACCTTTGCACCAATGCCCTGCTCCTGGAGAAGGCGCTGGACACCCTTAAGCCGCACCCGAACTTCGTGATCAACGTGCACCTGGACGGCATGGAAGAGACCCACGACCGCATCCTGGAGCGCCCCGGCACCTTCAAGATCGCCATGTCCGCCATCAAGAAGGCCAAGGAGCTCGGTTTCCGTCTCTGCACCAACACCACCATCTTCAAGGAAACGAACCTCATTGAGATCGAGATGCTGTTTTCCCATCTGAAGGACCTGGGTGTCGACGGCTTCCTGGTCGCCCCCGGATTCGGGTACGAGGCCGTGGGGGAGAAGCTGTTCCTTGAGCGGCGCGAGATCCAGAAGAAGTTCGAGGCCGTGTACGAGATGAGCAAGCGGTTCCGTTTCTTCTCGACCCCCATGTATCTCAGGTTTTTAAAGGGTGAGAAGGAACTGGAGTGCACCCCCTGGGGCAATCCGACCCGCAACCCGCGCGGCTGGAAGGCCCCCTGCTACCTCATCACCGACGAGCACTACGGCAGTTTCGCCGAGATGATGGAAAAGACCCAGTGGGACAAGTACGGCGTAGGCAAGGACCCGCGCTGCGCCCAATGCATGATGCACTGCGGCTTCGAGCCCAGCGTGGTCGCCGAGGTCGGCAAGAGCTGGAAAGAGATGTGGGAAATGTTCCTGTGGAACCTGACCTGA
- a CDS encoding VIT1/CCC1 transporter family protein — translation MLQIHSESHKTTRIGWLRAAVLGANDGIISVASLVVGVATSGAPQNSILLTGVAGLVAGAMSMAAGEYVSVQSQADTEGADIKRERRELQVQPESELAELTSIYVSRGLDQPLARLVAEKLTSSDALVAHARDELGITEPLRARPVQAALASAISFVSGAIVPIVTLLLAPTAWVAEVLSATALVTLAILGATAAYAGGAPIAKGAIRVAFWGAFAMGLTAGVGKLFGTVV, via the coding sequence ATGCTTCAAATTCACAGCGAATCTCACAAAACAACGAGAATTGGTTGGCTTCGAGCAGCCGTGCTTGGTGCTAATGACGGAATAATTTCGGTCGCAAGCCTTGTCGTCGGCGTTGCTACCTCTGGAGCACCACAAAATAGTATTCTGCTCACCGGTGTGGCCGGTCTGGTCGCTGGAGCTATGTCAATGGCGGCTGGCGAGTATGTCTCGGTTCAATCGCAGGCTGATACTGAAGGCGCTGACATTAAAAGAGAAAGGCGTGAACTACAGGTTCAACCGGAGAGCGAACTCGCAGAGCTGACTTCAATTTATGTGAGCCGAGGTCTCGATCAACCGCTAGCACGTCTGGTAGCAGAAAAACTGACGTCCAGTGATGCACTCGTGGCTCACGCTCGTGACGAACTCGGCATTACCGAGCCCCTACGGGCTCGGCCGGTTCAAGCTGCTCTCGCCTCTGCAATTTCTTTCGTGTCAGGTGCCATTGTTCCAATCGTAACCTTGTTGCTCGCTCCTACAGCCTGGGTTGCCGAGGTCTTATCTGCGACCGCGCTGGTCACTTTAGCCATTTTGGGGGCAACCGCTGCATATGCCGGTGGCGCGCCTATTGCCAAGGGGGCGATTCGTGTCGCTTTCTGGGGGGCGTTCGCAATGGGACTAACCGCGGGCGTCGGTAAGCTCTTCGGCACGGTGGTTTGA
- a CDS encoding class I SAM-dependent methyltransferase codes for MKPKELGEKYDKIAQWWHERHHDSQYGMKQLDVALKFASGRSALDVGCGTGGRIIRKLQDQGFVVTGIDVSEEMINLALQNHPNTSFFVQDICTWETDNKFDFIIAWDSIFHLPIQMHSPVIEKLCSLLEENGVLIYSFGNVTGEHTDRWHEDDFYYSSIGINGNLSALISNGLTIMHLELDQFPERHVYVVARKS; via the coding sequence ATGAAACCAAAAGAGCTAGGCGAAAAATATGACAAGATTGCCCAGTGGTGGCACGAGAGACATCATGATTCTCAATATGGAATGAAACAACTTGATGTTGCTCTCAAATTTGCGTCCGGCAGGTCAGCACTTGATGTTGGATGTGGTACAGGTGGGAGAATCATTCGTAAATTACAAGATCAGGGATTTGTAGTAACAGGAATAGATGTTTCTGAAGAGATGATAAATTTGGCGCTTCAAAATCATCCGAATACATCTTTTTTTGTGCAGGATATTTGCACTTGGGAAACTGATAACAAATTCGACTTTATAATTGCTTGGGATAGCATCTTTCACCTGCCCATACAAATGCACAGTCCAGTCATAGAAAAGCTATGTAGTTTATTGGAAGAAAACGGTGTCCTTATATATTCATTTGGCAATGTGACCGGCGAGCATACCGACAGATGGCATGAGGATGATTTCTACTACAGTTCAATTGGCATAAACGGGAATCTGTCAGCCCTTATAAGCAATGGACTTACCATAATGCACCTGGAATTAGACCAGTTTCCAGAAAGACATGTTTATGTTGTAGCAAGAAAGTCTTAA
- a CDS encoding tetratricopeptide repeat protein, translating to MRRAILFLMILSFCVFGVCTGCLAAGKNVETPVRQAEMSNATLKSYYELSDPDYPHIKKLLTIHDFKALDQLFSQRLALYEKDVRYEWLLQDSYNIFTPDEGIAAEDIDAWIEETDSFIAYAARGRFLTQLGYSARGAKFASNTPKYKMKEMAYFFAEATKDLQASISRNPRFMPAYACMIRMAKATSMPFTAKEVLSKAEAQDKRTFYVRHEYMGTLLPRWGGSYEEMAEFARYAIKYVHLNPLLWSLQGDVDADHGDNYFGRGKWDEAIASYSAALKFGDRLSWLRWRALSYSRNGDKDGAMADAKRTLKYTPKDDSARNLSTTGNELGLNFDLTANTSVARNIAADTKTYLVFLVDHQIDWLATRPDKGKSVVDSNETKIERTIRGMGHVCVQKSDLMHLLQDRHLALEDLPQPERLLLAKSLGADAIINARITDMGKNHIQNMYFENIQIDAISVNTGATVWSAQLKGSVIYPKNDYAYTYILDTMENELYSLLHSKLKAQFPVPPK from the coding sequence ATGCGGCGCGCTATACTATTTCTCATGATTTTATCTTTTTGCGTATTTGGTGTCTGCACTGGATGTCTTGCAGCCGGGAAGAACGTCGAAACACCTGTGAGGCAGGCGGAAATGTCAAACGCCACTCTAAAGAGTTACTATGAGTTAAGCGACCCGGATTATCCTCACATAAAGAAGTTGCTCACAATCCACGACTTCAAGGCTCTCGACCAACTGTTCTCACAACGCCTGGCTCTCTACGAAAAGGATGTCAGGTACGAGTGGCTTTTACAGGACTCCTACAATATCTTCACACCCGATGAGGGCATCGCGGCTGAAGACATCGATGCCTGGATTGAGGAAACAGATTCCTTCATAGCATACGCCGCCAGAGGGAGATTCCTGACGCAACTGGGGTATTCAGCGCGCGGGGCAAAATTCGCCAGCAACACCCCGAAGTACAAGATGAAGGAGATGGCCTATTTCTTTGCTGAGGCGACCAAGGACTTACAAGCCTCTATTTCTAGAAACCCTCGTTTCATGCCGGCCTACGCATGCATGATCAGGATGGCAAAGGCGACAAGCATGCCATTCACCGCGAAAGAGGTCCTCTCAAAGGCTGAAGCCCAGGACAAACGAACCTTCTACGTTAGGCACGAGTACATGGGAACCTTACTACCGAGATGGGGCGGGTCGTATGAGGAGATGGCGGAGTTTGCTAGATACGCAATCAAGTACGTCCACTTGAACCCACTGTTATGGAGCTTGCAGGGCGATGTAGATGCGGATCATGGGGATAACTATTTTGGTCGAGGGAAGTGGGACGAAGCCATAGCCTCTTACAGCGCCGCCCTAAAATTCGGCGACCGTCTGTCGTGGTTAAGGTGGAGGGCCCTCAGCTACTCCAGAAATGGCGACAAAGACGGGGCGATGGCCGATGCAAAGCGTACACTCAAGTACACTCCTAAAGACGATTCGGCACGCAATTTGTCCACTACGGGGAACGAACTCGGATTAAATTTCGACCTCACCGCAAATACAAGTGTCGCCCGGAACATCGCTGCAGACACCAAGACTTATCTCGTTTTCTTAGTGGACCATCAGATTGACTGGCTTGCCACGAGACCGGATAAAGGCAAGTCCGTGGTAGACAGCAACGAGACAAAGATAGAGCGGACGATCAGGGGGATGGGGCACGTTTGCGTGCAGAAGTCAGATCTGATGCACCTGTTGCAGGATCGTCACCTGGCGCTCGAAGACCTTCCACAACCAGAGCGCCTGCTGTTGGCTAAATCGCTGGGTGCCGATGCCATCATCAACGCCAGGATCACCGACATGGGGAAAAACCATATTCAGAATATGTATTTTGAAAACATCCAGATAGACGCGATATCAGTAAACACCGGAGCGACCGTATGGAGTGCTCAGTTGAAAGGAAGCGTCATTTACCCCAAAAACGACTACGCCTACACCTACATCCTCGACACCATGGAGAATGAGTTGTACAGCCTCTTACACTCCAAGCTGAAAGCTCAGTTTCCAGTACCGCCGAAGTAA
- a CDS encoding M23 family metallopeptidase encodes MKRTKTKTVVGAILALLLLLLAAGICLPERLIIPVKGATKSDWNAKSFWFSPWGKSGVHKGIDIFAQEGVPVIAASSGLVVQAGFTPGGGNVVSVLGPKWRVHYYAHLKSINVTNGEFVSQGSKLGTVGSTGNAAGKQPHLHYAIITQIPYVWLFQTEKYGFDRMFFLNPHDLLRR; translated from the coding sequence ATGAAACGCACTAAGACAAAGACTGTCGTCGGGGCAATTCTCGCGCTGCTGCTTCTGCTGCTGGCCGCTGGCATCTGTCTGCCGGAGCGGTTGATCATCCCTGTCAAAGGTGCAACGAAGTCGGACTGGAATGCCAAAAGCTTCTGGTTCAGCCCTTGGGGGAAATCAGGCGTGCACAAGGGGATAGACATCTTTGCTCAGGAAGGGGTTCCCGTTATTGCGGCCAGTTCCGGCTTGGTGGTGCAGGCGGGTTTCACACCGGGCGGCGGGAACGTGGTTTCTGTCCTCGGCCCAAAATGGCGGGTTCATTACTATGCCCACCTGAAGAGCATCAACGTTACCAATGGTGAGTTCGTCTCTCAAGGCAGCAAACTCGGAACGGTCGGCAGCACGGGCAATGCAGCAGGGAAACAACCTCACCTTCATTATGCGATCATTACGCAAATTCCTTATGTGTGGCTTTTTCAGACAGAGAAATATGGATTTGACAGAATGTTTTTTCTGAATCCGCATGACCTGCTGAGGCGATAA
- a CDS encoding MGMT family protein produces MTSSTYQDIYAVVSLVPRGRVATYGQIAALAGLPGRARQVGYALSALNDPSVPWHRVINARGEISPRSGGSEVDERQRLRLEDEGIHFDSHGRIPLDLYRWRP; encoded by the coding sequence ATGACTTCATCCACCTATCAAGACATATATGCTGTCGTCTCACTGGTCCCGAGAGGACGAGTGGCTACTTACGGACAGATCGCGGCTTTGGCTGGCCTTCCCGGCCGGGCCCGCCAGGTCGGCTATGCCCTGAGCGCCCTCAACGATCCCTCTGTCCCCTGGCACCGCGTCATAAACGCCAGGGGAGAAATCAGCCCCCGCTCGGGCGGCAGCGAGGTGGATGAACGGCAGCGCTTGCGGCTGGAAGACGAGGGAATCCATTTCGACTCCCACGGACGCATCCCGCTCGACCTCTACCGCTGGCGCCCCTGA
- a CDS encoding sensor histidine kinase has translation MDTHFAPAERATDDQLKEEIGKVATNPIIHELLHSIGGLIAVLDEHRQVVGLNDSFLETLGVEDPSAVLGLRLGEALGCIHSHDEPSGCGTTRYCSTCGAVIAMVAALEGEEPVEKLCSLSTYKGETAVDYAIMVRATILKLEGQKFILLFLHDVTLEHLRAALERTFFHDMGNMFTGLLGASQFLVRENQSEMALMIHRAALRLHKELEIQRCLFKSNFLEYRPSRDDTTAAELLAELNGIFSKHDATNDKSLLLPDSLPLLSVKTDKSLALRVMANMVLNALEATEEHGEVKVWFEQEQDALDFYVWNEKAIPDDVQCRIFQRSFSTKEGSGRGVGTFSMQLIGEKILGGKISFSSSTQQGTLFKFRLPAH, from the coding sequence GTGGATACACATTTCGCTCCCGCCGAACGCGCCACCGACGATCAACTCAAAGAAGAAATAGGGAAGGTTGCCACCAACCCGATCATCCACGAACTGCTGCACTCAATCGGCGGACTGATAGCGGTACTGGACGAGCACCGCCAGGTTGTCGGGCTGAACGACTCTTTCCTCGAAACCCTGGGGGTCGAGGACCCTTCGGCGGTTTTGGGGCTCCGCCTTGGCGAAGCGCTCGGATGCATCCACAGCCATGACGAGCCCAGCGGCTGCGGGACCACGCGCTACTGCAGCACCTGCGGCGCCGTCATCGCGATGGTCGCCGCGCTCGAAGGCGAGGAACCGGTGGAAAAGCTGTGCTCGCTGAGCACCTACAAGGGCGAGACAGCCGTCGACTACGCGATCATGGTCCGGGCCACCATCCTAAAGCTGGAGGGGCAGAAGTTCATCCTGCTCTTCCTGCATGATGTCACCCTCGAGCATCTGCGCGCGGCCCTGGAGAGAACCTTCTTCCACGACATGGGAAACATGTTCACGGGCCTTTTAGGAGCGAGCCAGTTCCTGGTCAGGGAAAACCAGTCGGAAATGGCACTCATGATCCACCGGGCCGCACTGAGGCTGCACAAGGAACTGGAGATCCAGCGCTGTCTCTTCAAAAGCAATTTCCTGGAGTACCGTCCGTCTCGCGACGACACGACCGCGGCAGAACTTCTGGCCGAACTGAATGGCATCTTCTCCAAACACGACGCCACCAACGATAAGTCGTTGCTGCTTCCCGACTCGCTTCCTTTGCTCTCGGTCAAGACCGACAAGTCACTGGCACTGCGGGTGATGGCAAACATGGTCCTGAACGCACTGGAGGCAACGGAGGAGCATGGCGAGGTGAAGGTCTGGTTCGAGCAGGAGCAGGACGCCCTGGATTTTTACGTCTGGAATGAAAAGGCCATTCCCGACGATGTGCAGTGCCGGATCTTTCAGCGCAGCTTCAGCACCAAGGAGGGATCCGGGCGCGGCGTGGGAACGTTTTCGATGCAACTGATCGGCGAGAAAATACTGGGAGGAAAGATCAGCTTCTCCTCCTCCACGCAGCAGGGAACCCTCTTCAAGTTCCGGTTGCCGGCCCACTGA
- a CDS encoding NADPH-dependent FMN reductase — protein MSQYQIAVIVGSLRRDSINRKLANALIKLGPAGFSFKLLEIGDLPLYNQDEDDNQSQSVVRLKSEVKAATGLIFVTPEYNRSMPGVLKNALDNASRPYGTSAWNGKPAGILGASIGQIGTALAQQHLRNTLAYLDVPTMGQPEVFIQVREGFFDAAGDITNPDTVKFLQGWMDRYVQWVKRHAE, from the coding sequence ATGAGTCAGTATCAGATAGCAGTCATAGTCGGGAGCCTGCGGCGCGACTCGATCAACCGCAAGCTGGCCAACGCATTGATCAAGCTGGGGCCTGCGGGTTTCTCTTTCAAGCTCCTGGAGATAGGGGACCTGCCGCTGTACAACCAGGACGAAGATGACAACCAGTCGCAGTCCGTCGTGCGGCTGAAAAGTGAGGTCAAGGCGGCAACGGGACTCATCTTCGTCACGCCCGAGTACAACCGTTCAATGCCCGGGGTGCTGAAGAACGCCCTGGACAACGCCTCGCGCCCCTACGGCACCAGCGCCTGGAACGGTAAGCCTGCGGGCATACTCGGGGCTTCCATCGGCCAGATCGGCACAGCTCTCGCGCAGCAGCACCTGCGCAACACGCTCGCCTACCTCGATGTGCCGACCATGGGTCAGCCCGAGGTGTTCATCCAGGTCAGGGAAGGTTTCTTCGACGCGGCGGGCGACATCACCAACCCGGACACGGTGAAATTCCTGCAGGGATGGATGGACCGGTACGTCCAGTGGGTGAAACGGCACGCCGAATGA
- a CDS encoding C40 family peptidase, producing the protein MTINPLQATSAFAPSRDAVEKKITPATSGFEALLHSVTGAAGHEPVSPQVAADLLRIRMMQSTLALAVSDSGPAAASMQASQAGPGAFAYGPGLPTAYRGTAELETVEAEGEPVPGHLRSMNGAEAAGIEHIEETAARYLGTPYRFGGEGADGIDCSSFVQQVFHANQIDLPRTAREQINVGSDVPPGELRKGDLVFFQTYATYPSHVGIYLGDGKMIHASSGKGEVTISDMNSDYYRPRYLGAKRII; encoded by the coding sequence ATGACCATTAATCCCTTGCAGGCGACATCCGCATTCGCGCCGTCGCGCGACGCCGTGGAAAAGAAGATTACCCCCGCCACTTCGGGGTTCGAGGCCCTGCTGCACTCCGTCACCGGCGCTGCGGGCCACGAGCCTGTTTCCCCCCAGGTCGCGGCCGATCTGCTCCGCATCCGTATGATGCAAAGCACCCTGGCCCTGGCCGTTTCAGACTCCGGACCGGCCGCGGCGTCGATGCAGGCGTCGCAGGCGGGACCGGGCGCCTTCGCGTACGGTCCCGGCCTTCCCACCGCCTACCGCGGGACCGCTGAGCTGGAGACGGTGGAGGCGGAGGGCGAACCGGTCCCTGGGCATCTGCGCTCCATGAACGGCGCTGAGGCCGCAGGCATTGAGCACATTGAGGAAACTGCTGCCCGCTACCTTGGCACCCCTTATCGGTTCGGCGGAGAGGGGGCTGACGGCATCGACTGTTCGAGCTTCGTGCAGCAGGTTTTCCACGCCAACCAGATCGACCTGCCGAGAACGGCCCGCGAGCAGATCAACGTCGGCAGCGACGTTCCCCCGGGGGAACTGCGCAAGGGGGACCTGGTTTTCTTCCAGACCTACGCGACCTATCCCTCGCACGTCGGGATCTACCTTGGCGACGGCAAGATGATCCATGCCTCCTCCGGCAAAGGGGAGGTGACCATCTCCGACATGAACAGCGACTACTACCGGCCCCGGTACCTGGGGGCGAAGCGGATCATTTAA
- a CDS encoding GSU3473 family protein: MGITVIFHNGDEKMVPSYMLDYLIRENKIVAFRRSSGWVHIGRDPIRKSQQPLTRAGERWSDFLFKRKQQA; this comes from the coding sequence ATGGGCATCACGGTGATTTTTCACAACGGGGACGAGAAGATGGTCCCTTCATATATGCTGGACTACCTGATCCGGGAGAACAAGATCGTGGCCTTTCGGAGATCGTCCGGGTGGGTACATATCGGGCGTGACCCGATACGCAAGTCGCAGCAGCCTCTCACCAGGGCGGGGGAGCGGTGGAGCGACTTCCTTTTCAAGAGAAAACAGCAGGCTTGA
- a CDS encoding OmcA/MtrC family decaheme c-type cytochrome has product MQDKLFRRFSAFLIASTAATALLLGGCEGDRGPRGAQGPAGTGVFTNLSSSTADQQANITFDQQNSTVNSVTIQSPPVVTFTLKTASGQPVEGIGRRNASGQLSNLAFSIAKLIPASNGTPSHWVSYIVTTVPTDGSAPQASRPTSDREGTLVYLGNGQYRYTFARDIKLAQSQVNAMTFSGNNRRNDLGDLTYEPTLTHRLVVAYGGNIPNTSPQLVYKNAINIVYDFIPATGAKVTSSTTGAAERNIVLTKYCNECHGNPGDPGDLNQQGWGLGITTPHAGRVDTRYCVICHTSQRAYGRAISTATAGAFSGNTYVTADAGVTDPTTGEAQVLGEFVTMIHKIHMGENLTQTGYNYAGIHFNEVAYPESAALCRKCHRADTAQQQAVTPQGDNWRTMPNRKACGSCHDNIDFATGTNTTGPAHPVYTNDASCNACHTPTAITESHAQALVSPLNPVAPAGLTNFNYELSSATVDGSNNLTIKFRILGNGTPVTLATPAPGLTTALAGFTGSPSFLLAYARPQLETGTAIPADYNNLGKVAAQPDAISIATLLNTNNSAIGAITGPDSNGFYTATINSASAFPAGAQMRAVAMQSYFTQTGFAASIAGRHTRAVIVPVTGDAVRRTVVDPDKCRNCHEFFEAHGGQRVYQTQVCVTCHNPNLTTSGRTISDAKLAGFAFTPIQLGILTTWDPAFNKATPGYALTFPEFSNNFKDLIHGIHAGATRTNPIRDVRNGPGTGITLIAGEEITFPNMLGNCDACHITQQSYTPDVIEALRPRVLPSTQVTRSAASVATPTTATLNAARTTVPNPEDLVVAPVTAACVSCHDTPLAKAHMNANGAQLGAALAGPSYTNMGAARSTLPSATEQCTLCHGQGRIADVITMHGQNRPVLVPTSLTTGSSAARMVKLLLNW; this is encoded by the coding sequence ATGCAAGATAAGCTTTTTAGACGGTTTTCCGCTTTCTTGATTGCATCGACCGCGGCCACCGCTTTGTTGCTGGGCGGCTGCGAAGGGGACCGCGGTCCCAGGGGCGCACAGGGACCGGCGGGTACCGGCGTCTTCACGAACCTGAGTTCCTCCACTGCCGACCAGCAGGCAAACATCACCTTCGACCAGCAAAACAGCACGGTGAACAGCGTCACCATCCAGAGCCCGCCGGTGGTTACTTTCACCCTGAAGACCGCCAGCGGCCAACCGGTGGAAGGGATCGGCAGAAGGAACGCATCGGGGCAGCTGAGCAACCTCGCCTTCTCCATCGCAAAACTCATCCCCGCCAGCAACGGCACCCCGTCGCACTGGGTCAGCTACATCGTGACTACCGTCCCCACCGACGGCTCTGCCCCGCAGGCCAGCAGGCCGACCAGCGACCGTGAAGGTACCCTGGTGTACCTGGGCAACGGACAGTACCGCTACACCTTCGCGCGCGACATCAAGTTGGCCCAAAGCCAGGTCAACGCCATGACCTTCAGCGGCAACAACCGCAGAAACGACCTGGGCGACCTCACCTACGAGCCGACCCTCACCCATCGCCTGGTGGTCGCGTACGGCGGCAACATCCCCAATACCTCGCCTCAGTTGGTCTACAAGAATGCGATCAACATCGTCTACGACTTCATCCCGGCCACCGGTGCAAAGGTTACCTCGTCGACCACGGGTGCGGCCGAGCGCAACATCGTGCTCACCAAGTACTGCAACGAGTGCCACGGCAACCCGGGCGACCCCGGCGATCTCAACCAGCAGGGTTGGGGCCTTGGTATCACCACCCCGCACGCCGGGCGCGTCGACACCCGGTACTGCGTGATCTGCCACACCAGCCAGCGCGCCTACGGCAGGGCCATCTCGACCGCCACCGCCGGCGCCTTCTCCGGCAACACCTACGTGACCGCCGACGCCGGCGTGACGGATCCCACCACGGGCGAGGCACAGGTTCTGGGCGAGTTCGTCACCATGATCCACAAGATCCACATGGGTGAGAACCTGACGCAGACCGGTTACAACTACGCCGGGATCCACTTCAACGAGGTGGCTTACCCGGAGAGCGCCGCTCTCTGCCGCAAGTGCCACCGCGCCGACACCGCGCAACAGCAGGCGGTCACCCCGCAGGGGGACAACTGGCGCACCATGCCCAACCGCAAGGCGTGCGGCAGCTGCCACGACAACATCGACTTCGCGACCGGCACCAACACCACCGGCCCGGCCCATCCGGTCTACACCAACGACGCGAGCTGCAACGCCTGCCACACCCCGACGGCGATCACCGAATCGCACGCCCAGGCACTGGTGAGCCCGCTCAACCCCGTGGCTCCCGCGGGGCTGACCAACTTCAACTATGAGCTTTCCAGCGCCACGGTCGACGGCAGCAACAACCTGACCATCAAGTTCCGCATCCTCGGCAACGGCACCCCGGTCACCCTGGCCACCCCGGCCCCGGGACTCACCACGGCGCTGGCCGGCTTCACCGGCAGCCCGAGCTTCCTGCTCGCCTACGCGAGGCCGCAGCTCGAGACCGGTACTGCGATTCCGGCGGACTACAACAACCTCGGCAAGGTGGCGGCGCAGCCCGACGCGATCTCCATCGCGACGCTCCTCAACACCAACAACTCTGCGATCGGCGCCATCACCGGCCCCGACAGCAACGGCTTCTACACCGCGACCATCAACTCCGCCTCGGCCTTCCCGGCCGGTGCCCAGATGCGCGCCGTCGCGATGCAAAGCTACTTCACCCAGACCGGCTTCGCCGCCTCCATCGCCGGCCGCCACACCCGCGCCGTCATCGTCCCGGTGACCGGTGACGCGGTGCGCCGCACCGTGGTCGATCCGGACAAGTGCAGAAACTGCCATGAGTTCTTCGAGGCTCACGGCGGTCAGCGCGTCTACCAGACCCAGGTCTGCGTCACCTGCCACAACCCGAACCTGACCACCTCGGGGCGCACCATCAGCGACGCAAAGCTTGCCGGCTTCGCCTTCACCCCGATCCAACTCGGCATCCTGACCACCTGGGACCCGGCCTTCAACAAGGCGACCCCGGGTTACGCGCTCACCTTCCCCGAGTTCTCCAACAACTTCAAGGATCTCATCCACGGCATCCACGCCGGCGCGACCCGCACCAACCCGATCCGTGACGTGCGCAACGGCCCGGGCACCGGCATCACCCTGATCGCGGGCGAGGAGATCACCTTCCCGAACATGCTGGGCAACTGCGACGCCTGCCACATAACCCAGCAGAGCTACACCCCTGACGTGATCGAGGCGCTGCGCCCGAGAGTGCTCCCCTCGACCCAGGTAACCAGGAGCGCGGCCTCGGTCGCCACCCCGACCACCGCAACCCTCAACGCGGCCCGCACCACCGTCCCCAACCCCGAGGACCTCGTGGTGGCGCCGGTCACCGCCGCCTGCGTGTCCTGCCACGACACACCGCTCGCCAAGGCCCACATGAACGCCAACGGCGCGCAGCTGGGCGCGGCCCTTGCCGGCCCCTCCTACACCAACATGGGCGCCGCCCGCTCGACCCTGCCGTCGGCCACCGAGCAGTGCACCCTGTGCCACGGCCAGGGGCGCATTGCCGACGTCATCACCATGCACGGTCAAAACCGCCCGGTGCTGGTGCCAACCAGTCTCACCACGGGGAGCTCCGCGGCCCGGATGGTGAAGCTGCTCCTCAACTGGTGA
- a CDS encoding cytochrome C has translation MKKTAYVMMMGVMLTFLYACANTNSVARVHPEEVKGLPRCAECHTDQWTALSHQTQDFYLKHKIYAAQQRDVCNTCHKESFCVRCHAHKEEIKPSDKYKDRPELSLPHRGDYLSRHRVEGRINPASCLKCHGRQNNERCKTCHK, from the coding sequence GTGAAAAAGACAGCTTATGTGATGATGATGGGAGTTATGCTCACCTTCCTTTACGCCTGCGCCAACACCAACAGTGTCGCCCGGGTCCACCCCGAAGAGGTGAAGGGGCTGCCGCGGTGCGCGGAGTGCCATACCGATCAGTGGACGGCGCTCAGCCACCAGACCCAGGACTTCTACCTCAAGCATAAGATCTACGCGGCCCAGCAGCGCGACGTCTGCAACACCTGCCACAAGGAGTCCTTCTGTGTCCGGTGCCACGCGCACAAGGAAGAGATCAAGCCCAGCGACAAGTACAAGGACAGGCCCGAACTGTCGCTGCCTCACCGGGGCGACTACCTCAGCCGTCACAGGGTTGAGGGGAGGATCAACCCCGCTTCCTGCCTGAAATGCCACGGGCGGCAAAACAATGAGAGGTGCAAAACATGTCACAAGTAA